GATGACCAGAATGGGACGGCGCGGCTTCCTGGCAGGAACGGCCGCGACGGCGTTCACCGTCGTGAGCCCCTCGCTGGTGCGAGGAGCGGAAACCAACTCGAAGATCGAGCTGGGCCTGATCGGTTGCGGCGGCCGTGGCGGATGGATCGCCGACCTGTTTGCCAAACACGGCGGGTACAAGCTCGTCGCCTGCGCCGATTACTATCAGGATCGCGTCGACGCGTTGGGCGAGAAGTTCGGCATCGACCCGGGAAGGCGTCACGCGGGCCTGTCGGGATACAAGAAACTTCTCGAAGGCAAGCTCGACGCGGTGGTCATCGAGACGCCGCCGTATTTCCATCCCGAGCAGGCGGCCGACGCGGTCGACGCCGGCAAGCACGTGTTCATCGCCAAGCCGATCGCCGTCGACGTGCCGGGCTGCCTGTCGATCGGCGAGTCCGGCAAGAAAGCCACGGCCAAGAAGCTCGTCTTCCTGGTCGACTTCCAGACGCGAGCCAACGAGTTTTACCGCGAGGCCGCTCAGCAGGTACACGACGGCGTCATCGGAAAGCTCGTCTGCGGCGAGGCCCGCTACCCCTGGGCCGGCGGGGTCATGCCGGCTCCCAAAGACAAGCAAGACCGACTGCGCCTCTGGTATTGCGAGAAAGCCCTGTCGGGCGATTACATCGTCGAACAGAACATCCACACGCTTGACGTGGCCACATGGTTCATCAACGCCGACCCGGTCAAGGCGGTCGGAGCGGCCGCCAGCAAAGGCCTGCGGACCTACGGCAACATCAAGGATTGCTACTCGGTGACCTTCTGGTTCCCGGACGACGTTCTGCTCAACTTCATGTCGGTGCAGTGCGTTCCCGGGGTACCCGATTCGATTCACTGCCGTATCTACGGCAAGGACGGCGTGGTGGATACCGACTACTACAGCCATGTCTGGATCAGAGGCAAAACCCCTTATAAGGGCGGGGAGTTCAAGGGCCTCTACCAGGAAGGGGCCGTGGTCAACATCAAGGAATTCCACCAATTCGTCACCGAGGGCAACTACGCAAACCCGACCGTGGCCCCATCGGTTCGCAGCAACCTGACCTGCGTTCTCGGCCGCATGGCGGGAGAAAAGGCCGGCCAGGTCGTAACCTGGGACGAGATGATCAAGGCCAACGAGAAGTTGGAGTTCGACCTGAGCGGCTTCAAGAGCTGAATTGCCTCCGACGTTGCGTGCCGCAACACCGGGCAATTGAGAATTGCGAGTTGAGAATTGCGGATGTCAGATTCGAGCTTTCAGATTTGAGATCCGAGATTCCAGGCTTGAGATTGCAGATCTGAGATCTCAGACTGCCGGCCCCGGAATCCGTTCCGGGGCCTTCTGGGCCGCGGATTCCTATCCTCATTCTCACCGAATGCGGAAAGGATTCCGCCACCAGAGGCGGCCCGGAAGGGATTCCGGGCCGAGCGGCCAGGGGGGCGGTTGGGAAGGGATTCCGGGCTGAGCGGAACGGATTCCACAGAGAGAGGAGG
This Phycisphaerae bacterium DNA region includes the following protein-coding sequences:
- a CDS encoding Gfo/Idh/MocA family oxidoreductase, which gives rise to MSEHIEMTRMGRRGFLAGTAATAFTVVSPSLVRGAETNSKIELGLIGCGGRGGWIADLFAKHGGYKLVACADYYQDRVDALGEKFGIDPGRRHAGLSGYKKLLEGKLDAVVIETPPYFHPEQAADAVDAGKHVFIAKPIAVDVPGCLSIGESGKKATAKKLVFLVDFQTRANEFYREAAQQVHDGVIGKLVCGEARYPWAGGVMPAPKDKQDRLRLWYCEKALSGDYIVEQNIHTLDVATWFINADPVKAVGAAASKGLRTYGNIKDCYSVTFWFPDDVLLNFMSVQCVPGVPDSIHCRIYGKDGVVDTDYYSHVWIRGKTPYKGGEFKGLYQEGAVVNIKEFHQFVTEGNYANPTVAPSVRSNLTCVLGRMAGEKAGQVVTWDEMIKANEKLEFDLSGFKS